The window CAGCGGTAAGGCGCGCCTGGGCATCGAGTTTGCGGTTGTGCTCGCGATGATGCTCTTGATGTTCAAGAGCAACGTCTTCAGCTACTCCACAGAGCTCTACCTGCCCTTTGTGAGCACCGAGAAGTTCAGTCTGACCTTGCCCCTGTGGGTCTACGTGCCTTTTGCGATGCTGGTCGTCGTGGGCACGGCCAACGCGGTGAACCTCACCGATGGCCTTGATGGCCTGGCGATCGGCCCGGTGATTATCGCTGCAGGAACGTTTTTGATCCTGGCCTGGAGCACAGCCACGGTTCTCCACTACACCGAGGTGATCGACGGGGTGCAGGTGGTCTCGCGCTTCGATGTCGCAAAATACCTGATGATCCCGAAGGTTGAGGGCGTTCAGGAACTGGCCATCTTCTGCGCGGCCATCATCGGCGCCGGGGTGGGCTTTCTCTGGTACAACTCGTTCCCGGCTCAGGTCTTTATGGGCGATGTGGGAAGTCTATCCCTGGGCGGCGCACTCGGCACGCTGGCAGTGGTCACCAAGCATGAGCTGCTCTCGACGATCATCTTCGGCATCTTTCTGGTGGAGGCGCTCAGCGTCATCACGCAGACCACGAGCTACAAGCTCACCGGAAAGCGCGTCTTCCGTATGGCGCCGATTCATCACCACTTTGAGATGAAGGGCTGGCCAGAGCCCAAGATTATTGTGCGCTTCTGGATCATCGCCATTATGCTCAGCCTGGTGGCACTGGCGAGTCTGAAGCTGCGTTGAGGCTCGCCGCCGCTCTCTTCGTAAATCGATGACCGACGCCATGGCCACGGAGGGCTCATGTCGAGCGATCTTCTCTCACATCTGACGCGTCAGAAAAGCCGCGGGGCCAGCGGCTCGCTCGCCGCCGACGGTGAGCGCCGCTGGGACATCTGGCTGCTCTTCTTCGTAGGGGCCCTGGTGACCTACGGGCTGGTCATGCTCTATTCGGCCAGCGCCGTGATGGCCAGCCAGCGCATGGCTGCTCATAACGTGCTTTTGTGGAGTCAGACCCAAAAAATAGTGCTCGGGGTGGGGCTTCTGATCTTCGCGTTGCAGTTCGACTATCGCTGGTACAAGCGTCTGGTCTATCCGATTTTGCTCGGGACCGTGCTGCTGCTGATCCTTGTGACCATTCCCGGGATCGGGGTGGTGCAAAATGGCGCCCGGCGTTGGTTTAGCCTGGGCGGGCTCTCGTTTCAGCCAGCTGAAGTCGCCAAGCTCACCGCGGTGATCTTCATGGCCTATTCCGTGAGCAAAAAAGCCAAACGCATGGGCTCATTTACCATCGGTTTTTTGCCACACCTGGTCATCATCGGGTTGATGGTCGGCCTGCTGATGTTGCAGCCCGACTTCGGCAGCTCGGTCATCCTCATCAGCATGATGATGTTGCTGCTCTTTGTTAGCGGCGCGCGCTTCTCCTACCTGCTGGTGATGACCCTGTGTGGGGCTGGCCTGGCGTATGTCGCGATCAGTAACAGCGAGTATCGCATGAAGCGGATCCTGGCCTTCCTCGACCCGTGGAGTCACCGCCAGGATATCGGCTACCAGATCAGTGAGTCACTGATTGCCATCGGCGCCAGCGGGCTCTCGGGCCGGGGGCTTGGCAACGGTGCTGGCAAGCTGGGCTACGTCCCCGAGCTCTGGAATGACTTTATCGGCACGATCATCGCCGAGGAGCTCGGGTTTGTCGGTGTCGTCGTGCTCCTCTCGCTCTTTATCGGCATGCTCTGGCGCGGCTACCGGGTGGCGTTTAACGCCGTGGATGCGTTTGGAATGTACCTGGCCTTTGGCATCACCTCGCTCTTCGCCCTGCAGGGTATGGCCAACCTTTTTGTGGTTACCGGTATGCTGCCCACCAAGGGGCTGACCTTGCCCTTTGTGTCGTTCGGGGGCACCTCGATGATCATCAGCCTCTTTGCGATTGGCATCGTCCTCAACATCTCCCGCAACGATGAAGACACCTGGGAGGAGGAGCGCGATCATCGCGCCGCGCGCCGCGAGGAGAAGCGTTGGGAGCGCAAGCGCCGCAACATCCTCAAGCGCCGCGATGATCTTCGAAGCTGAATGCTCTTCTCCTTCCAATGGACATTCCCATGACATCTCCCACTTCGACGCCTCCTCATCTTGTGATCGCCGGTGGCGGCACCGGTGGCCATCTCTTCCCGGGGGTGGCCGTCGCCCAGGCCTTTGAGCGCCTCGCGCCCGGCGCACGCGTGACCTTTGTGGGGACCGAGCGTGGGATTGAAGCCCGCGTCGTCCCCGGGCTCGGTTATGATCTCGAACGGGTCGATGTGGTGGGCCTCAAGGGAAGTGGGGCGCTGGGGGTCATGCGGGGGCTCTCGCGACTACCACGCAGCGGGCTACAGGCACGGAGCATCATAAAGCGGCTCGCGCCTTCCGTTGTGGTCAGTGTGGGCGGTTATGCCGCCGGTCCGATCACCCTGGCAGCCTCGCTCAGCGGGGTGCCCACGGCGTTGATGGAGCAAAATGCCATTCCGGGGCTGACCAACAAACTTCTCGCTCGGGTGGTGACGCACGCGTTTTTAACCTTTGAGGAGAGCGCGCCACATCTGGGCGGCGTCTCGTTCTCGGTGCCGGGTAACCCCGTGCGAGAAGAACTCCTGAAGCTGGCACAAACCTTCGCCTATGAGGCCCCCGCGGCCGAGGGGCCCTTCCGTGTATTGATTGTCGGGGGGAGCGGTGGAGCGGGCAGCTTTAACGAACACCTGCCCGGCTGGTTTAAGGCCATGGGCGATTTGCAGACTCGTCTGGAGGTACGCCATCAGGCCGGACGCAACCGTGCCGAAGCGGTACGTCCGCGTTATGAGGGGTTTGGCGGCCAGGTCCAGGTCGAAGAGTTCATCGACGATATGGCGGAGGCGTATCGCTGGTGTGACCTGTTGATCTGCAGGGCGGGCGCGACCACCATCGCCGAGGTGCTCAATCTCGGGCTCCCGGCGATCTATGTGCCTTTTCCTCAGGCAGCCGACGACCACCAGCGCTTCAATGCCCGCTCCGTGGTCGAGGCCGGTGCCGGAGTGATGCTCAATGACGCTGAGCTGGGTTCCGAGCGAGCCGTGAATTTGCTTTCCGGTCTGATGCGCAACCCCGAATCGCTCCTCCGCATCGCGACCGCTGCGCGTCGCATCGGTCGTCCTGATGCTGCGGAAACGATCGCTGCCAGACTGCTTGCGATGGCAGGGAAGGACCTACCCTGAACGGGGTTTGCCGGGGTTGAAGTGATGCCTTTGAGGCAATTTTTTAGACCCAAGAACCCTCTTGAGGGGAGCTAAAAAGGCTGAAATTTTGCTTCAGGTGTTGCGCGCAAGTTGCTGATTTTTAAGTGGAAAGTGTGTGGCAAAGAACGGGTTGCGAGGCCCGTGCGCTCGTGTATTCTTGCCCTCGTTCCAAGGGTGGAACTTACAGATACTTAAATAGCGAGCAGCCACGCTGAGCACGTACAGAACCATAGCCTGGCAGCAGCCATCGGCTCCGCTGGAGGAGCGTCTGGAACGTTTTGCAGGCGCAGCTCTCCGGAGCAGCATGCGTGCCGATGAGCCGCTTCACCGTCGCTCCTCGTTGCGAATCGGTGGTTCTGCCTGGCGCTTCGTGGATCTTGGCTCTCGCGAAGATGTGATAGGCCTCCTGGCGGCGGTCGGTCCCGACTGGCGTCGTTTGGTCTGGGTCGGGCTCGGAAGTAACACGCTCTTTCCTGATGAGGGCATCGACGGTGTGGTCGTTCGAATGAGCGGCGAGCTTGCGGATTGGCATAGTGCCGAGTCGCAGGTGACGGTTGGTGCGGGAGCGGTGAACGCGCATCTTGTGCGAGGGTTGCTGCGTGAGGGTTGGATCGGCGCGGAGTTTCTCTCGCTGATTCCGGGCACCTTCGGTGGCGCTGTCGCGCTGAACGCGGGAACCCGCGAGCGGGAACTCTCCGAGATCCTGGAGCGTTGTGAGATAGCGCGCGTGAACGAAGAGCAGGGTGTCTGGCACGTGGGAACGTTCCCGGCTTCCGAGTTAAACCTGAGCTACCGCCATGCCGGGCTGAAGGACGGCGACGTGGTGCTCAGTGGAGTGGTGAAGGTGGAACGCGGCGACGTCGAAGAGGCGAAGTCGCGGGTGCGGCAGGACAAGGACCGTCGAAATCGCACGCAACCTTACCGTCTGGCGAGTGTCGGCAGCACCTTTGCAAATCCGCAGGGTGATTACGCCGGCCGTCTCATTGAGGCCGTCGGGCTTAAGGGCCACAGGGTTGGCGGAGCGCAGATAAGCGAGTTGCACGCCAACTTCTTTATCAATGCCGGTGATGCTACGGCGGCCGACTTCATCGCTCTGATGGCG of the Lujinxingia sediminis genome contains:
- the murB gene encoding UDP-N-acetylmuramate dehydrogenase, whose amino-acid sequence is MRADEPLHRRSSLRIGGSAWRFVDLGSREDVIGLLAAVGPDWRRLVWVGLGSNTLFPDEGIDGVVVRMSGELADWHSAESQVTVGAGAVNAHLVRGLLREGWIGAEFLSLIPGTFGGAVALNAGTRERELSEILERCEIARVNEEQGVWHVGTFPASELNLSYRHAGLKDGDVVLSGVVKVERGDVEEAKSRVRQDKDRRNRTQPYRLASVGSTFANPQGDYAGRLIEAVGLKGHRVGGAQISELHANFFINAGDATAADFIALMALARHRVRERFGVELRPEVRFVGFDGWAQLIEQEKSLR
- the murG gene encoding undecaprenyldiphospho-muramoylpentapeptide beta-N-acetylglucosaminyltransferase, whose translation is MTSPTSTPPHLVIAGGGTGGHLFPGVAVAQAFERLAPGARVTFVGTERGIEARVVPGLGYDLERVDVVGLKGSGALGVMRGLSRLPRSGLQARSIIKRLAPSVVVSVGGYAAGPITLAASLSGVPTALMEQNAIPGLTNKLLARVVTHAFLTFEESAPHLGGVSFSVPGNPVREELLKLAQTFAYEAPAAEGPFRVLIVGGSGGAGSFNEHLPGWFKAMGDLQTRLEVRHQAGRNRAEAVRPRYEGFGGQVQVEEFIDDMAEAYRWCDLLICRAGATTIAEVLNLGLPAIYVPFPQAADDHQRFNARSVVEAGAGVMLNDAELGSERAVNLLSGLMRNPESLLRIATAARRIGRPDAAETIAARLLAMAGKDLP
- the ftsW gene encoding putative lipid II flippase FtsW codes for the protein MSSDLLSHLTRQKSRGASGSLAADGERRWDIWLLFFVGALVTYGLVMLYSASAVMASQRMAAHNVLLWSQTQKIVLGVGLLIFALQFDYRWYKRLVYPILLGTVLLLILVTIPGIGVVQNGARRWFSLGGLSFQPAEVAKLTAVIFMAYSVSKKAKRMGSFTIGFLPHLVIIGLMVGLLMLQPDFGSSVILISMMMLLLFVSGARFSYLLVMTLCGAGLAYVAISNSEYRMKRILAFLDPWSHRQDIGYQISESLIAIGASGLSGRGLGNGAGKLGYVPELWNDFIGTIIAEELGFVGVVVLLSLFIGMLWRGYRVAFNAVDAFGMYLAFGITSLFALQGMANLFVVTGMLPTKGLTLPFVSFGGTSMIISLFAIGIVLNISRNDEDTWEEERDHRAARREEKRWERKRRNILKRRDDLRS
- the mraY gene encoding phospho-N-acetylmuramoyl-pentapeptide-transferase, which encodes MLFELFFMLKDEFSWLNVFRYVSFRVVATMLTSLMVSFLLYPWFIRKLQAQQIGQVIRDDGPQSHFSKAGTPTMGGVLILFAVVVSTLLWADLKNPYVGVVLGVTVCFAVVGFFDDYMKIRGRSSAGLSGKARLGIEFAVVLAMMLLMFKSNVFSYSTELYLPFVSTEKFSLTLPLWVYVPFAMLVVVGTANAVNLTDGLDGLAIGPVIIAAGTFLILAWSTATVLHYTEVIDGVQVVSRFDVAKYLMIPKVEGVQELAIFCAAIIGAGVGFLWYNSFPAQVFMGDVGSLSLGGALGTLAVVTKHELLSTIIFGIFLVEALSVITQTTSYKLTGKRVFRMAPIHHHFEMKGWPEPKIIVRFWIIAIMLSLVALASLKLR